A window of Heteronotia binoei isolate CCM8104 ecotype False Entrance Well chromosome 17, APGP_CSIRO_Hbin_v1, whole genome shotgun sequence genomic DNA:
CTTAGAATACTCATCAGTATCAAACTGTACATCCATCAGGCAAGACATATATTGCATATCGTTTTCCAGAAGGATAATATTAACACAATTTATAAAAAAGTATGTTCTCTGTGAGGTTATATTAAAAATCTGTTTAAATCAACATGTGTTCATGGTAGTgacagcaaactaatttgtgctaTTATTTTGAAAAAATCTACCTTTGATTTGAGTCAGTGATGTAAATCTTCCCCCTGGGAACACACTAATCCCCCGACATTTTTTTCACTATGActgttggaattctgacataagaTGGTCtgcacagctacaaaatggctgccacaggaggtggaaccagccagaaaatggctgctgcaggacaTGGAAtcaaaccaaccacaaaatgtcattGAAAGAGGTTATGGATTTAACGAAGAGTAAGTTTTCAACATTTGAGGCAGAAGCAGTGCTTAaacccagggttgccaacctccaggtagtggctggagatctccagctattacaactgatctccggatgGCAAACATCAGATGAccagcagaaaatggctgctttggaaggtggactctacagcattataccccactgaagtccctcctcaccccaAACCTAACCTCTCCgggctccaacccccaaatctctaggtatttcccaatccagagctggccaCTCTAGTTTAACcagatgtctttttaaaaatgaacattttatatatataatatatatatatatatatatatatattgtttatgtttgttttttcttGCAGACACACAGCCTCCCTTCATCAAAACTGATCACTGCAAACAAACAATTGTACAGCTCTACATTCACAGAGTTTAGGAATCGATTGAAAAAACACAGTCGATCACAAGTTAAACGATACAGTGACTTCGAAAGACAACATAATGGTGGAATTTTCCATACTGTTTATTGATCTCTGGAAACAGATATAATGTTGACATTCATGGTTACAATTGTTTTTATACTTCCATATTTAAGGTTTTAtgcttcttgttttctttctttccattgtttttttttaatgtaaaccTCTATTTAACTTGAGACTGTGTTGAATTGACCTTATACTGTGCATACAGAAGAGAGCTTTGTGTTATACAATTTGCATATAAAAAGTAAGGGGAGGGGATTAAAGAAGACACAAATCGCTGTGGAGCATTGGATAACGAGGTACTCAGGGCTTGTTTTGGAGCAGgagccctttgcatattaggccccaaccacttgatgtagccaatcctccaagagcttacagtacgccctataagcccttgggggattggctacagcaggggtgtgtggcctaatatgcagaggagctcctgctacaaaaaagccctgggggtagggctgccaagttcccgggcttGGCAGGGATTCTCCTGGAGAATCCTCCCCCGAcgtcgccggcacaatgacatcactcggaagtgatcGCATCGGCAATGTCAtgcactggccactctaggatggtccgggaaaactctatggttttcccggatgctctagccatttggaaggaaaactctatgttcaccacagaggccacaggggacttggagGTACTAAGGAAGGTTGCATAGAAGAGAGGAGGAAGCATTTTTCAGGGCTGGGTCGCTGGCAGACCGACCTTTCTACAAGAGCAGCTTCAAAAACAGAAGGCTAGAGAGAGCCAGGAAGAAGGAGCCAGACGACACGGGGGCTCTGCTGCATTCGACTTTTTTAATGATGCTCTCTGCTCCTCCGAAGCTCGCTGAGCTCCCAATTTTTAAGTCCTTACAGCTCGCCTTTGCAAAGCAGGACTTGAAGGCACTGGTCACTTTTGCCACACCTGAAAATCAAAGAAGAGAGGTGAGGGAACATCACTCAATCAAATGCAAGGATGCTAATACCCTAACTTTAAAACCTATTAACTACCTATGACTTATTACAGAAAGGGAAAACATATTGAATTAGCGGTAACATAAAAACGAAAAGTCATAACTAGAATGCGGACAATAAAaatcatttttgttgttgttcagttgcacagtccagTCCgagtctttgcgaccccatggaccgagttacgccaggccctcctgtcttccgccatcctctgaagtctgctcaaattcatgttaggtacatcagtaacactgtccagccatctcgtcttttgccgtccccttcttcttttgccctctgtctttcccagcatcagggtcttctccagggagtgctcccttctcattgggtggccaaagtatctgagcttcagcttcagcatctgaccctccGAGGAACAGTCGGggatgatttcccttaggactgactgatttgatctccttgcagtccaagggactggCTATTGCTATCTAAATAGATCCATGCATATATTAATGCTTAAACCTAACGAAGACTGAAtgttgggggttggactagatgaccctgaaggtcccttccataGTTATCTATGACTGCAGAAGCACAATGCATTGGCTTCAATAGACAGGGCTTTAAAAGGCAAAGGGTGGGTGGTCTCCATTCCCAAGACAGAGCTACCCACGGTGCCCCCAACAGGATGCTCATGGGCACCACGGTGCACAGCTGCCAAGTGTTTTGAAAGTAGGCGGGGTCAGGTAGAGGGCTCCTGCTTCGCAGGACTTCTGACTTGGtttgaagccaaatttaccacagagtttccccaaAAAAGCAGTGTTACCCCTCAACCAGAAGTAGGCTCAAAGCTGAAAGCAGGCCCAAAAGCACCCAAAATCACTTCGGGTCTCCTGAAAGGATGTTAAGagacccccccctcctccccgctgGCCAGGTAAGTTAACCTGGTGACCCTACCTCAGTTTGTGTGAATTATAAAAACTCTTATGCTAAGACagcggtggccaacagtagctctccagatgtttttttttgcctacaactcccatcagccccagccagcatggccaatggctggggctgatgggagttgtaggcaaaaaaatatctggagagctaccgttggccacccctgtcctaagacCATCCTGTTTTTGCAAATTGCAGCGTgtttaatgacatcacttctgattttTACCAGAAGTCACATCAGCATGCCGTCTCTCCAGGCCTTGCTCCCAATTTCTCCCAGGGGTTGCTGTCtgcagcttggcaaccctaattggacctggatagggatggaattctagcacggctcctttgcatattaggccacaaccccttgatgtagccaatcctctaagtttacaaaaaagagccttgtaagctcttggaggattggctacatcaggggtgtgtggccttaaatgcaatggagcttctgctagaattccatccctggatgtGGAGAAGACTCAAGGAAAATGTCCCATGTAGGTTGGCCATGAGAAGggtctctgcttgagaccctggagagctgttttcCAGCCTACACAGATAATACCGTTAGGCCATGCCCccgcccccgatgtagccaatcctcttggagcttacagtaggccctttactaagagccctctaagctctcggaggattggctacatcaggggggcgtggtctaatatgcagaggagcttctgctagaaaaagagcctacTGGGCTCAGCAGCCTAATGGCTCAATTTGGTATAAAGCTCCTTGTTGCGCTTCAGTCTAGCTCGAGTGATCCTGCTGCCACCGGTTCCTTGGCCCGGCCTGGCTTTTGGTTCCCCCTGACTCACCTACTGAGATCTCAGTCACAGCACTGAGGCATGCATCTTGGCCAGAAGAGCAGGTCTGTTTCTTCCCACTGCAGGTCTCCGCTTGAGCCATACACGTTTCACACTCCAAAGAGTAAcctggagagggaagagaaagagggtCTTGTCAAGGATATCGGATGGAAAAATAGTGAATTCATAACAGCAAACGACATTCAAccacacaaagcagaatttcttgaTCTTCTCTATTTATAAACTattactatttttttaaattattattttctctctctcttttatttcttttcttacCTTCACTTTATCTTACTGTGCTAGTCGTGGTTCACACCTAATAGtaattaaaaaggtcaaggtagtcccctgtgcaagcaccagtcgttttcgactctagggtgacgctgctttcacgttttcacggcagactttttatg
This region includes:
- the LOC132586087 gene encoding phospholipase A2 inhibitor and Ly6/PLAUR domain-containing protein-like, translated to MKALLGLLLLSVLLTSGYSLECETCMAQAETCSGKKQTCSSGQDACLSAVTEISVGVAKVTSAFKSCFAKASCKDLKIGSSASFGGAESIIKKVECSRAPVSSGSFFLALSSLLFLKLLL